Proteins encoded within one genomic window of Jiangella mangrovi:
- a CDS encoding GlxA family transcriptional regulator, producing MTAGPHRVVVLARHGVIPFELAIPARIFGAARTTDGRPLYEVHTCGLDRGTVRTDADFDVVVPHGPEALARADTVVVPASYETTSVSRDGTLPDDLAAAFARITPGTRIVSICTGAFALAAAGLLDGRPAATHWRSVDRFAELFPQVKLDPDVLFIDDGDILTSAGVAAGVDLCLHIVRRDFGTAVANRAARRCVVPPWRDGGQAQYVDRPVPEPEALTTADARSWAVAHLDQPLTLHDLASRQSMSVRTFTRRFRQELGVSPGQWLIQQRVDRARHLLEDSDLSVDEVARRCGFGTTASMRQHLRASLGVSPSGYRRTFRS from the coding sequence ATGACCGCAGGACCCCACCGCGTGGTCGTGCTCGCGCGGCACGGCGTCATCCCGTTCGAGCTGGCCATCCCGGCGCGCATCTTCGGCGCGGCCCGGACGACCGACGGCCGCCCGCTGTACGAGGTGCACACCTGCGGCCTGGACCGCGGCACCGTCCGCACCGACGCCGACTTCGACGTCGTCGTCCCGCACGGCCCCGAGGCGCTCGCCCGGGCCGACACCGTCGTCGTCCCCGCGTCGTACGAGACCACCAGCGTGTCGCGCGACGGCACCCTCCCCGACGACCTCGCGGCGGCGTTCGCCCGCATCACGCCCGGCACGCGCATCGTCTCGATCTGCACCGGCGCGTTCGCGCTGGCCGCCGCCGGGCTGCTCGACGGCCGCCCGGCCGCCACGCACTGGCGCAGCGTCGACCGCTTCGCCGAGCTGTTCCCGCAGGTCAAGCTCGATCCCGACGTGCTGTTCATCGACGACGGCGACATCCTCACCTCCGCGGGGGTCGCGGCCGGAGTCGACCTGTGCCTGCACATCGTGCGCCGCGACTTCGGCACCGCCGTCGCCAACCGCGCCGCTCGCCGCTGCGTCGTCCCGCCGTGGCGCGACGGTGGCCAGGCCCAGTACGTCGACCGGCCGGTCCCCGAGCCCGAGGCGCTGACCACGGCCGACGCGCGCAGCTGGGCGGTCGCGCACCTCGACCAGCCCCTGACGCTGCATGACCTCGCGTCCCGGCAGTCGATGAGCGTGCGCACGTTCACCCGCCGGTTCCGCCAGGAGCTCGGCGTCAGCCCCGGCCAGTGGCTCATCCAGCAGCGCGTCGACCGCGCCCGGCACCTGCTCGAGGACAGCGACCTCAGCGTCGACGAGGTCGCCCGCCGCTGCGGCTTCGGCACGACCGCCTCGATGCGCCAGCACCTGCGCGCCAGCCTGGGCGTGTCGCCGTCGGGCTACCGCCGCACCTTCCGCAGCTGA
- a CDS encoding TrmH family RNA methyltransferase has translation MFHVVFYEPRIPPNTGNAIRMVAATGAHLHLIRPLGFDLDDAKLRRAGLDYHDLANVTVHDDLAAAWTALQPERVFAFATSGTTRHSDIAYRPGDVLLFGPEPTGLPPDVLADPMVTDRVRIPMLAGRRSLNLSNSAAVAVYEAWRQHDYHGI, from the coding sequence GTGTTCCACGTCGTCTTCTACGAGCCGCGCATCCCGCCGAACACCGGCAACGCGATCCGCATGGTCGCCGCCACGGGCGCTCACCTGCACCTGATCCGCCCGCTCGGCTTCGACCTCGACGACGCCAAGCTGCGCCGCGCCGGCCTCGACTACCACGACCTCGCGAACGTGACGGTGCACGACGACCTCGCCGCCGCCTGGACGGCCCTCCAGCCCGAGCGCGTCTTCGCCTTCGCCACCAGCGGCACCACGCGGCACAGCGACATCGCCTACCGGCCCGGCGACGTCCTGCTGTTCGGCCCGGAGCCGACCGGCCTCCCGCCGGACGTGCTCGCGGACCCGATGGTCACCGACCGCGTCCGGATCCCGATGCTGGCCGGACGGCGCTCGCTCAACCTCTCGAACTCCGCCGCCGTCGCCGTCTACGAGGCCTGGCGCCAGCACGACTATCACGGGATCTGA